The following coding sequences lie in one Cyanobacterium sp. Dongsha4 genomic window:
- a CDS encoding transposase, which yields MSPRKLSDGDRQEILSLYRNTNETTSTLAVRFGVSSSTVSRFLKNSLTETEYEDLIQEKRLARTTKNPEEEMEEKIIDHSSKDAMENDIDEDSSTIKQDQEEAQLNLYFEDENENLSLSSETQELKTISLHQENISVTPKIQLKEKDKTANHVILEAQSEEIEINEEEEEVLESVQVLAAMYGEDMEDEIEDIEEDEEAEEDFEDEEIEKKLIVSNPIAESQLQVLPLENATFPKVCYLVIDRYAELVTKPLKDFGHLGKIPGSEILQLTLPIFDNHKVAKRFCDRKGKVIKVPDGKMLQKTSIYLKAKGISRILIDGKIYSLN from the coding sequence ATGAGTCCAAGAAAATTATCCGATGGCGATCGCCAAGAAATATTATCTTTATATCGCAATACCAACGAGACAACCTCAACATTGGCGGTACGTTTTGGGGTAAGCAGTTCTACAGTGAGTCGTTTTCTTAAAAATAGTCTCACGGAAACGGAATACGAAGATTTAATTCAAGAAAAACGTTTAGCACGTACCACAAAAAACCCCGAGGAGGAAATGGAGGAAAAAATAATCGATCACTCCTCCAAAGATGCTATGGAAAATGATATTGATGAGGATTCTAGCACCATTAAACAAGATCAAGAAGAGGCACAGTTAAATTTATATTTTGAAGACGAAAACGAGAATTTATCTTTATCTTCAGAAACACAGGAATTAAAAACAATTTCTCTTCATCAAGAGAACATTTCCGTAACCCCAAAAATACAACTTAAGGAAAAAGATAAAACAGCTAATCATGTGATACTAGAGGCACAATCAGAAGAAATAGAAATTAACGAAGAGGAGGAAGAAGTATTAGAGTCTGTCCAAGTTTTGGCGGCAATGTATGGAGAGGATATGGAAGATGAAATAGAAGACATAGAAGAAGATGAAGAAGCCGAGGAAGATTTCGAGGATGAAGAAATAGAGAAAAAACTCATTGTTTCTAATCCTATTGCCGAAAGTCAGTTACAAGTGCTACCCCTAGAAAATGCTACTTTCCCTAAAGTTTGTTATCTTGTGATTGATCGTTATGCGGAGTTGGTGACTAAGCCCCTCAAAGATTTTGGACATCTGGGGAAAATACCCGGGTCAGAAATTTTACAATTAACCCTACCTATTTTCGATAATCATAAAGTTGCTAAACGATTTTGCGATCGCAAAGGAAAGGTCATCAAAGTGCCTGACGGTAAAATGTTACAGAAAACCTCTATCTACCTCAAAGCAAAAGGTATTAGTCGTATTCTGATTGACGGCAAAATTTATTCTCTTAATTGA